One Brassica napus cultivar Da-Ae chromosome C4, Da-Ae, whole genome shotgun sequence genomic region harbors:
- the LOC106413098 gene encoding uncharacterized protein LOC106413098, producing MDLPALLQRMYTLGEEPPALKSISYHTDDWKLFTALSFQLNIKKKFELWSLVGPQPVRFSLLEFEHLTGLNCDYIEDLENLSVEATKEMATFWEMMGVDVDAGPTIEHIKAAFGRCEEWSREDRMRLGYLAIFTGFIEGRKYSTATRASLARLVMDLERFENYPWGRVAFKVLMESVKGANLDSNSYTIDGFVQVLQTSVINFVNKDYAEMFPRWDFDVEDPATKNIIKVMFNAKANWKWTKDCWEVTGTNPIVKKEVSAAETESGVKEKSARPRKKARKESSVEATLCNKNSKTIREKMALDVFKETPEGHAKENEDNDENLASYDQQG from the exons ATGGATTTACCAGCACTCCTGCAGCGGATGtatacattaggggaagagccccCTGCACTGAAGAGCATTTCTTATCACACTGATGACTGGAAGCTATTTACTGCACTAAG TTTCCAGCTTAACATCAAGAAGAAGTTTGAGCTctggagtctcgttggtccacaaccggtgaggttttcactgttggAGTTTGAACACCTCACTGGTCTGAACTGCGATTACATCGAGGACCTGGAAAATCTAAGTGTTGAGGCTACGAAGGAGATGGCTACTTTTTGGGAGATGATGGGTGTTGATGTCGATGCTGGGCCAACTATTGAGCATATAAAAGCAGCATTTGGGAGATGCGAGGAGTGGTCTCGGGAAGATCGCATGCGGCTCGGTtaccttgccatcttcactggattcattgaaggaaGAAAGTACTCAACCGCTACACGGGCTAGTcttgcaaggctagtgatggatttagaaagATTTGAGAATTATCCTTGGGGGAGAgtggcgtttaaggtgctgatggagtCTGTGAAGGGTGCAAATTTGGATTCAAATTCATACACTATTGATGGGTTTGTTCAAGTTCTCCAG ACTAGCGTGATCAACTTCGTCAACAAGGACTATGCTGAGATGTTTCCACGATGGGACTTTGATGTGGAGGATCCGGCCACGAAGAACATAATTAAAGTCATGTTTAATGCGAAAGCTAATTGGAAGTGGACCaaggattgctgggaagtcaccggtACTAACCCGATAGTGAAGAAGGAAGTGAGTGCAGCGGAGACAGAGAGTGGTGTGAAGGAAAAAAGtgcaagacctcggaagaaagctcgtaaagagtcTTCTGTTGAGGCTA CGCTTTGTAACAAGAACTCGAAGACTATAAGGGAGAAGATGGCGTTGGATGTATTTAAGGAGACTCCTGAAGGCCATGCAAAAGAGAACGAAGACAATGATGAGAACCTTGCAAGTTATGACCAGCAAGGTTAA
- the LOC125586010 gene encoding uncharacterized protein LOC125586010, protein MAKSDSVYSEEHDRVNRNDDQQTKREIKSLQEKMDLLLSNQAKQEQVNFVGGPIQEIPPKINEVDGLEGQEELCFINNNGSWYRKEPNFQYNNYQQKSYSNNQQGGYQQRQNTQQGSYQPRQNTPPGFNNNNNQSTQAQGSSSQAPASDTSVDAMFKKLLDFQAKNEKTMGYEFTKIHSKIDGSYNELNNKIRHLENQFASMNSQPSRQQGALPGKPEQNPKETMKAITLRSGKQLPPRTLIRDNEKQDGEVVINVDDDVVIMDEKTNEEILEKIVEAKGKGKIGEEKKGENKNEVATSSKEALFNPPPYEPKLPFPGRFKRQLLEQYKALFEKQMSEVQITMPIIDAFMLVPQYSKFLKDAVTKKKKEMEGMVVLTHECSAIIQRLTIPKKLEDPGSFTLPCAIGQFTFERCLCDLGASVSLMPLSIAKRLGFTQYKKCRLSLVLADRSVKIPIGILEDLPVMEQL, encoded by the exons ATGGCTAAGAGCGACTCAGTCTACAGCGAGGAGCATGATAGGGTCAACAGAAATGATGATCAACAGACAAAGAGAGAGATCAAGTCCCTGCAGGAGAAGATGGACTTGCTTCTTTCTAACCAAGCTAAACAAGAGCAGGTCAACTTTGTGGGTGGTCCTATTCAAGAGATTCCTCCCAAGATTAATGAGGTTGATGGTTTGGAAGGACAAGAAGAGctgtgcttcatcaacaacaatggttcttggtacaggaaggaacctaactttcagtacaacaactaccagcaaAAGTCCTACTcaaacaaccagcaaggaggATACCAGCAGAGGCAAAACACTCAGCAAGGGAGCTATCAGCCTAGGCAAAACACccctcctggtttcaacaataacaacaatcaGTCTACTCAAGCTCAAGGAAGTTCTTCACAGGCTCCAGCTTCAGATACAAGTGTGGAtgcaatgttcaagaaacttTTGGATTTTCAGGCCAAGAATGAGAAGACAATGGGTTATGAGTTCACGAAAAttcactccaagattgatggaagttacaatgagctcaacaacaagatcCGCCATttggagaatcagtttgcttcaaTGAACTCTCAGCCAAGTCGCCAACAAGGGGCATTACCTGGAAAGCCAGAGCAAAATCCCAAGGAGACAATGAAAGccatcacccttaggagtggaaaACAGCTACCACCAAGAACTCTCATTAGGGATAATGAGAAGCAAGATGGGGAGGTGGTCATCAATGTGGATGATGATGTAGTTATTATGGATGAGAAGACCAATGaagagatcttggagaaaatAGTTGAAGCAAAAGGAAAGGGTAAAATTGGAGAAGAAAAGAAGGGGGAGAACAAGAATGAAGTTGCTACTTCATCAAAAGAAGCTCTATTCaatcctcctccctatgaaccaaAACTTCCTTTTCCCGGTAGATTCAAGAGACAGCTTTTGGAGCAATACAAGGCTTTATTTGAGaaacaaatgagtgaagttcagatTACTATGCCCATAATTGATGCCTTCATGCTAGTgcctcaatacagcaagttcctcAAGGATGCTgtaactaagaagaagaaggagatggaaggcatggTGGTTCTTACTCATGAGTGTAGTGCTATTATCCAAAGGCTAACCATCCCTAAGAAGCTTGAAGATCCAGGAAGCTTTACTTTACCTTGTGCCATTGGGCAATTTACTTTTGAGAGGTGTCTATGCGATTTGGGAGCAAGTGTGAGCCTTATGCCTCTCTCCATTGCTAAAAGGCTTGGCTTTACAcaatacaagaagtgtagactctctcttgTGCTAGCTGATCGCTCAGTGAAGATTCCCATTGGTATCCTAGAAGATCTCCCTGTCATG GAGCAGTTGTGA